CATATTTCTTGAGCAGCAATAGGATCTGGCTGCGCAGGGCTGGGAGGTCGCCCTCGGACACCTGAGTTGCGAGGTCATATGTGATCTTGGAGTCCAGTCAGCTTCGGTTCACCACAGCCTGATGTTTCTTTCCAGGGGTCGTCTAGTGTGCATGTATTCGTACCTTGCCCTTCAGGGTTGTTGCCGCGAAGAGCTGTGCTTCGGCCTCGGTCGAGCTCTGAAGTATCGagattgttgttgtccagGCGGCTTTCTATGATGTTAGGGCCAGGTTAGCATGGTGCACTGATTCGGCATGCCCCTTGAAATGAGCCTATCACTCACAGACTTCTGGAACTTGGCCAGATAATCGGcggcctgcttcttcttgtcattATCCCCGCTCCGCATGGTCAGCATGGCCTGCAGCACACTGCCGACGGCAAAAGCGTCCTCCACGCCATTTGAAGCCATGACGAGAGCGTTGCGACGGTCgcttgagggtggtggacgaggagggtggatggTTCACTGTTCGGTTGGTGGGATTGGATGAggcagctgttgttgaagccgCAAAAGACGTATGCGAAGATGGCCCCTCCCTCCAAATTATAGCGGCAGTAGATAGCTTTCCTGGCTTGGTGCGTctgggggttgctggtgaaAAGCTCGGTTCTTCGcgcggagaggaaggaggcgcCGCTTGATTAGGCGGGGTTCGCGGGTGGGTGGAAGATGATCGCAAGGTTTGGTTCACGGGCAaaagcttggtgttgttcgggaggtgggatgggtCTTTTGTTTTAGACTTTCTTTGGCGACGTCGGTCCCTCATGCAAGCAAAAGAGAAACGTCAGGCTGCCCGACAAACCGCCCCCACCATGAACGAAGCCAATTGCAGTGGGACGCCGTGGCTTGCCTGTGGaagagaaaaggagggggagtgggcaCGGACCGTCTGTTAGTGGTCCTCCGGGTCTTGGCCTTGGGCCTGGCAGCTCCGCCAGATGGATTTCTTTGGGCGAATTTCACGACACGCTTGAGCGCGACAAGTCTTTAAAACACCAGCTTACCGCAACCGCACCTCCCACCGCAATCGCATCCATCCACACAGCAGCTCCACGCTAACAACCCGTTCACACTACACAATGactggaagaggaggaggtggtggtcgcCGGGTTCTGCTCCCACCAATCAACTTTCTTTTCAAACTCCTGCAGCAGAGAACACCAGTCCAAATCTGGCTCTATGAGCAGCTCTCGATCCGCATCATTGGCATTATCCGTGTATGTGGCTCCTTCTTATCCTCTGTCTATCGCATCCATGCGCTAACCCTCTCTTTTTCGTTGTAGGGCTTCGACGAATTCATGAACCTGGTTGTAAGTCTGGCGCATACCAATACAACATATCCAATCGCGACCTGACACTGTACCCCTTAGATCGACGATGCCGTGGAGGTCAAACAAATCTCCAAGACGAACGATACAGAAACGAGAAGAAATTTGGGGGTACGTTGAGATGTTCTTCCTGCAGCGGGCGATTCTTGTGCTGACTAGACTCCAGCAAATTCTCCTCAAGGGCGACAATGTGTCCCTCATCCAGAGCTATTCAGGGTGAAGGGTTGAGTTTCATAGAGGGCAGGAATGACCGGGAGATGGGTATAATTTTGTTTCGATTGTCTACATATGTCAGGGATGGCAAGAGAAAAAGACGTTACACGATTTGGGATACCAGAGGGAAAGCGGGACAGGCAGGCGCACGGCAACCGATTGGCGCAGGACTATCAGACTGTTTTTATTTTGCAGCTGGAGGACTTTTGATCTCGCCATTCCCGAGAATGAGCCCGTCCAGAGGTTGATCAAAAGGACCAACAGGTACTGCCCCCTCGGACGGAGACAGGAACTGTTCAGACAGGGCTAAGCCATATAGCAATACAGGAGACTCTTGTTGCCCTAGCTCAGCCGACTTTGCGCTGTGTCGGCTCAAGAAATAGTCATAAAACCCTCTGCCATGTCCAAGCCGCCTGATGGCGCCGTTGTTAGGATCGATGTCAAATGCAACCCCCGGCATGAGAATGAGGTCGAGCAGAGTGCTCTGCGAGTGCTGGGCGTCCGGGCCACCAAAGACTCTCTGTCTCTCGTGTACGGTGGCTGGGTTGATGCTTGGGATGCCCCATCTGTCTGGCATCAGGCCTTCATAATCTGCCAAGTCTTTAAGACGCACCATATCCATGACCCGCAcgggaagagctggagacGTGGCTGGGTTTTTATGAAGGTAGGGCACGAAAACTTCCTTTCCGGAGGCTAAAGCGTGTCTGACGATGGCGTCTGTCTGAATTTCGCCGCCTGGCATGGACAGAAAGACACTGACTCGTTTGGCCTTGACAAACGGCGGAAAGGTTTTGAGTTTGTTGAACACGACCAAGCCTGAACAGCAATCAGTTTTCACAATACCGCGTGTGTGGCTTCAGTTACGGGTCGGCATCCTACTCTGTGAGAGAACAGACTCGGGAGTCATGGCCTGGAGCTTGTGCTTCATAGCCGTCCGAAGTTGTTGCTTGGCGGCGTTGAGGGACGCCATCGCAAATTCATCTGTTACTGCGCCTTCGGGCATTGAAGTTAATGCTTGAAGTCTCTTGGTGTGTTTCGATGTCAAGATTGCTGAATGCGGATATGCGATTTCCTTCCCAGCTTTCTCCAAAACCCCCAGCTGGTTCCCCAGTGATGCTGGAGAACGTTGAGATTGAGGCTGATAAAAAGGCGCTAGGAGCTCCGTTCGGGAAGGACGGCTGCGTGTTGGCAATCCAAGGCTTGGCCTGATTCGGGATCGGGAGTCTTCAACCCCAAGCGTCTGATATGTCGTCAGAGTGCAGCCGCCCATGCTTCTTGGCCGGAAGCATTAAAAACAAGCCTTTTCGTAGCTGCGttctctccaccaaccaagCCTGTCTCCTAACTAAATTTCTCACCGTTATTCGACCCTCATATATTTCATGAACTAGTCGGCCATGAGTGTATGTGTCTTTCAGCTTTCCGGATGCCCAGTACAATTCCGAGGAGGCAGCGGATAGAGCCGCCATATCAGATCCACTGGAGATGGCCTGAGCGGGCACATCTGGAGGTTGCGGCAAGTGATGGATTCCTGGCCGGTTTTTCTCTACAAAACTCGGATGCaatccccaaaccccaaactACCGCAGCCATCTCGCTCAATAGAGACTCGGCTGGAAGTGCGCACTCGGTGGCTCTAACTGGCTCTGTGTAGCACACATCCATCTTGAGATATCAGATCGGAGGCGGGGCGGACCTGCAGGACACTTATCCAGCCGTTTGGATCTGATCTGTCCCGGACTCCCGTACCCTCCAACCCATTGTTAACGTGCCTCTCGTGTTTTCTCACACCCGTCATTGAGACCCGGgaacccccatcaccccgcAGTCGCGTGGGTTACGCCTGCCAGACTGGTAAAGGCCCTCGAATCACCTGCATCTCTATCCCAGAGAGGCAGGGCAAAGACAGGCATATGTCGTCGTCAGGTGGCAGGCAAGGTCCATTGgccccagcaccagcagaCAAACCAGACGCGCCAGATTTACAATCCATCCCACTCCAACCTCTAGTGCCGGGTTCCGCTGCTGAGAGAGAAGGCGAAGGCCCCACGCCGTCACCGGCCTCTCAGTTTTCCATCCACAGCCCCTCCATCCACAACCACGCCAGGGAATCAGATCAAAGCCAGGTCACTCTCCTCCCTGTAGATTCCCATGGCAGCAGATCCAGATTTACGACGAATACGCCTACCGCTGCTGACGAgagcgacagcgacagcgacagcgacagcgacaCCTACAGCGAGCCTGTCTCAGTATCTGGTTTTGGATACGACGATTTTGACGAAAACGAATTTTACGAACTTGAAAACTTCAGCCAACAACCGGCACCCATGACGCAGGACATGCCCTCACTCCGCTCGACGGCGGGCTTTCAGAGCCCCTCGTACGGCTCCATTACACCAAGAGGATCCAATGAGTCTATACCCGATCCTGAAGTCGAGGGCAGCGCTCCGCACCAAAGACAAGAGTCTTCTGGATATGGTAGCAGACGATCGACACGCGATTTTGAGTCGCGGCGACGGCGCACCAGCTCCCAAGCTAGGTCGCTGTCGGTGACTATGAGAAAGTCGTCGCGCCAGTCGCTGGGAAGCTCGACTACTGTTGGAGGACTGGAAGGCCGATTTGGAACCACCGAGACGTCGCTGTTGAACGATTTGACAGAGAATCATACGGCAACGGCGGATGAGATGGACGATGACGATTCGAGGTCCTATATCTTCGAGTCGGAGATTGACGAGGGTGATGAGAACGACCCCCCAGACAACTCTCCCTATGCCCAAGTCAGGGCTTCCGTTGCGCCGACCGACAACACAAGTCTTTCCATCAACACACCACGTATGTGGGCTTTGTCCATacttttttcctttctcggATCTTCTACCAACTTGTTTTTCTCCTTAAGATACCCCAGTGTTGCTATCACACCCGTCATCGCATTGCTACTTGTACATCCCCTCGGTCTCTTGTGGGACTATCTTTTAAAACGGTCCGACGATCCACCGGATGAGTACGTCGATGGCTTTCGAAGCGAGAATGCCTCCATATATTCATCCGAGTATCCGTCACCACACATCATTCCATGGGAGCGAAGAGGCGTATTGGACAAGATTCGGCTTTGGCTTTCTCAGGGTCGTTGGAACGAAAAGGAGCACAGCTGCGTCTATGTCAGCAGCAACGTATCGTTTGGATTTGCTTTTGCAACAGACGTCATCGTTGAGCAAACGCAGTTCTACAAGCAGGAGGCTAGCATCACCTATcaaatcctcctcaccctttCAACCCAAATTTTGGGTTACACGTTTGCCGGGCTCACACGGCGATTTTTGGTCCGACCAAGCGGCATGATTTGGCCCGGGACGCTTATGTCGGCAGCCATGTTTACGACGCTCCATAAGGAGGAGAATAAGGAGGCCAATGGCTGGCGGATTAGCAGATGGAAGTTCTTTTATGCCGTCTGGTTTGGTGCCTTTGTCTTTTATTTCCTTCCTGGGCTCCTGATGCCAGCCCTAAGCTACTTCAACGTCATCACGTGGTTTGCCCCCAAGAATGTGGTGGTTGCCAACCTGTTTGGCGTCGTGTCAGGTCTGGGACTGTTTCCCATGACATTTGATTGGGCTCAGATTGCCTACATCGGGTCACCTCTGCTTACCCCGTTCTGGGCAGCCATGAATGTGGTCGGCGGCTTGGTGATTGTGATGTGGATCATCGCACCAATTGCGTACTACAGCAACTGGCTGTACTCTTCATACATGCCGATTCTGTCAGCAGCCGTGTTTGACAATACTGGTAGCGTTTACGACGTTGGCAGAGTTCTTACCAAAGACTTTCTGTTCGACAGGGAGGCTTATTCAAATTATAGTAGGGTGTTTCTGCCCATCACCTATGTGCTTAGCTACGGCGTTCAGTTTGCCGGGCTTGCAGCCCTCATCACACACACGGTCTGCTGGCATGGAAAGGATATCTGGAGACAATGGAAGCGGTCAGTTGAGGAGGCTTCGGCGGAAACCAAAGGCACCTACGAGCCTGTGGCCGGTGTGCACGAGGACCGACCCCGGAGGGGATCCGGCCGTGGTCGGGTACCAGCAACGGAACCAGCCAGGTCGTCTCTAAGTATCGACAACCTCATGACTCGAGAGGATGTTCACAACCGCCTGATGAAGAGATACAAAGATGCCCCCATGCTTTGGTACTTGATAACGTTTGTGTCGATGACCGCCGTGGGTATTTTTATTGTTGAATAGTAAGTTCCTCTACCCTATACTCTTCACGCCACATCATATCTAACCGATTGCAGCTACCCTATTCACCTTCCCTGGTacggcctcctccttgccctggGCATTTGCAGcgtcctcttcatccccaTTGGGATCATCATGGCTGTCACCAACCAGCACAGCAGTATTTATCTGATCTGCCAGCTCGTCGCCGGCGCACTCTTTCCCGGCCGTCCGGTAGCCAACATGGTTTTTGTAACCTACGGTTACATCTCCTCGGCCCAGGGCATCAAGTTTGCTGCTGATCTCAAGCTTGGCCACTACATGAAAATCCCACCCCGGATATTGTTCGCTGTCCAGATGGTTGCCACCATTGTGTCGTCGTTGACTCAAATCGGCGTTCTCAACTGGATGTTTGTCAACGTACCTGGGATTTGCACCCCGCAGGCAATCAACGGGTTCACCTGCCCAATCGCACGAGTGCACTTCAACGGGTCGATTCTCTGGGGCGTGGTAGGGCCGTCGGAATTCTTTGGACCTAACGCCACATATCGGCCATTGGTTTGGGCATTTGCCGTCGGTGGGATTTTGCCTATTCCGCTGTGGCTATACGCACGCAAGAGAAAGGACTCCATCGTTCGCAAGATCAATCTTCCGGTCTTGTTCGGATCACTCGGATGGATTCCCCCGGCGACGGGCTTGAACTTCTCGGTTTGGGCTGTGGTGTGCTACGTGTTCAATTACCTCATCAAGAACCGAGCCGGAGCCTGGTGGGCGAAATATACCATGACGATGAGCGCCGCTCTGGATTCTGGCCTTGCCTTTGGGATAGTAGTGGTGTTCTTTGGTTTCATCTATCCGGGCTGGATGAAGGGCTTCTCTTGGTGGGGAACAGAGGTGTACAAGCAGGGCTGTGACTGGCAGGCTTGCAGCTATTTGGAGGTGCCTGATGGAGGCAGGTTCGGGCCTGATAGATGGTGATTTTtttgggagaagagggggtgaatgatgatggaaaCGTGGTTTATGAGATTATGCATCAGGCTCCTTTGGATCACACGCGAACACACCCTGATATTAGACAGGTAGCATAGAGATTTGGCGGTTTGCATTGGAAGGGGCGTTTTTGAATTGGATGAACTGGATTAACACACTCTTTACCCATTGTGACAAGGATTGGGCATCTCTGGTCTGATTTGGCATACTATAGGTACGGCAATCGTATCTCCCATCCTCGTGGAAACCGCAACTTCGATGAAACACCAGTCAACTCATATGCCAAGTTTTACGCTTCAAAGCTTCTTGAAGGCACGATAGCCTAAGCAAACGCCTTGCAGCAACCTTTGGAACCTATGAACAGAGCTGCTGACCGACTAACCATCTAATAATCCGACTACATCACTATCGGAGCTTCCCCAGAGGGCATTTCACCCAAACAGGATGAGTTCTCGatcacatcaccacctccacttcACCTTGTCCCGACAACTTGTGTTTGAGGCCCACCATAGCACTTCCCCCACAATCAAACACCCCGCAGATAGTCACGGGAAGTCGCGACTTCCTTGCGTTTCCACCGATTCAAACGCGTCTCTCAATTTActtttccagctcttccctccctccagcAACCAGCTGTGAAGCTTTGGCTCCGCTATTGTTTTTCTTTGAGCTACCTGGGAAAGACAGCTTAGCTTGCGATCTTTCGTCTCTTAATTTGTCTTTGTCCATTGGCTCGCGATTCATCATTCCATCCGCGGTGTGTGCCTGCCCTGTCTTTCAGTACGCGACAGCTTATTGGCCAATCGCACGGCGACCGCTTCGCATCTCAACATTGCGTCTCACCTTGTCCTGGGTTCAAAATCATGGCTGGAGTTAAGAACGAGCCTGAGAACAACCCCGGTGGCAGCAGGGGGCTATCTCCAGCGACTCATTACCGAGAGTACTCCGGGTGCTGATGATAATGCGTTTATCAAGCCCGAGCCAGAGGTCTACTAGGCCATCAGTACCGCACCTTTGCTTTGCTTTTCCAATGTGGGTTGGCGTGTACAACCTCAAGGGTCAACTTGCAGAAATCTCGGTTTGTGTTGCTACCTTTATTGTTTCATTGCAGATGGGGTTTTCGATGATTGGTCATTTTCTTCTGTGGACTTGAAGCACTATGGTTGAGGTTGCCTTCAGCTTTTTCATCAGTCAGTCGGACATTCCTACACACTCTGCCACTTTGTCCACATAGCTTCTGTCGCTCATCTTGATAATTGCTATGTAATTTGTTCATGTCCCACTCACTATCTTCCGATGACTTGATGTGCCCGTCAGGTCATCGgacacctcctctccttgctTCTCAGTAAGTTGTGAGAAAACGAGGGGACACTAGAAGTAAAGGGCTGTCTGCCATCTTTTGGCGCACCTGCATGGCTTCTGGTTCGTATGCATAGTTCAGTGCTCTGGAGCCAGGCTGGTtagaccctaaccctgattGATCAGTCTTTTGAAGTTGCAACCCCAGCATGTTCGGTTCAGCGCGCTCCAACTGAACAACCACGCACATTAGAAATCCTTGACCATGGCGCACATGAAGAATCCTCTCGCAACACCCGATCAGATATTTCACCGAAGCTCATTGGACTCGCCCCCTACCGAACTTCGAGATGCGATATTTTTCTCGACCCAGTGCCTCACGCAAGCAGCTGGCATCCTCCTTCAGCTCCCCCAGTCCGTAACCGCGCAAGCCAATGTCGTCTTGGCGCGCTTCTGGCTTATAGAACCAATTATGTCACATGAGTTCAGCGTATGCTCGCCATCACCCCTCGCTCCCTTTTTTTGTCTCCCATTCTAACGTTCATATATATGCCTTCAGGACGTATCAGCAGCTACTCTCTACACGGTCGCCAAAATCGGTCCCTGCCCTTGCACGCCCAGGGATCTATCCAACGTCTATGCCTACCTCCTCTCGAGCTCTTCCACGTTCCTATCTCCTCCTGGCAACAACCCACCGAAGAACATCCCAGATGACTACTACCAATCCGAAACCTCCTACCAGGCTTTCCACTCGCGGATCCTGTCGCTGGAGCACCTCATCCTGTGTTCGTTGTCGTTCGACACGACGGTGTCGTTGCCGCATCCTCTCGCGATTACATACCTCCAGTCAATGGACTTTTTGTATGtccccaaggagaagatcaCAAGGAGGGTGGTCGAGTATTTGAATACTGCTTTGCTGTCACCGCAGTTGCTGTGCCTGACTACTCAACCCAACGGGCTGGCAGTGGCGGCGATTTACAATGCGGTAAAGGATTTGGGGGCCAAGATGCCGGAGTGTGAGTGGTGGGAGGTATTTGATGTGGATAGAGAGGATCTGGGGttcttggtggttgggatgAGAAGTTTGgaagggtgggttgggggtatgatgggtgaggaaggggtgctggggaaaaagaaaaggggggggatgataaCGAGAAAGGAGGTGAGAGatattttggggggggaCAGGCCgccgcaggaggaggaggaggatccaGAAGTtgtgatggcgaggaggatggatgagaagatgaaggagattgaggggGATGCCGTGTGAGAGGCTGCGATGGTTTGTTTTTATGATACCCTGTTTGagcgaggtggaggttgatcaAATGATACGTGtctggtggaggttgataTCACCTTGTTTCACAAATACGATTGAGTTCCGGGCATGCTTTCGGTTTACGTTTTTGGAGGCCGGCATAGTACCTTACGTGGGTAAGGTGAAGATCATCAACGGATACAGTGGGTCTCACGTTGGCATGTGTTCGTTGAACGTCTGGACTGGCCGCTAATATCACTCAAGAAGACAGGGTACATACCTTCAAAAAAAGCTAAATCAACCAGGTATAATACGCCAAACTGTTAGCTGGGTCTATTCTCGTCAGACTTCCAGCTGCGCATCTTCCGGGGCCTCTACATGCCTACCTCACCTGAGGCTAGCATCCACGTACGCATTCCAACACTATTTTATCGAAAATCATCATGCTATAGACACCTTCCTTCTTTCTCATATCACACAAGCCCCCATAATTCAATCTTCACGATTAGCTCGCCCCTCAAGATTCAGCGAGATATACCCCACGACACCGAGCCTCACCGTCTCTCAAGCGTTCTGCGCGGACTTACACGCCATCTGCTCTAACCCCCAGACAAAACCCGCTTCACCAAGCCCCCAAAGAAatccacaacaccacaccccaTCTGGCATCCCGAAAGGCCAACCATGCGCTGCCCGGTACCGGCCGAGCGGTCCCTTGCACTCGGCCGCGCCGCTGCCGTCATGTCATCATGTtcagcctcctcccaggAGCGCCGCCGAGAAAATCCCGATTCAAAAACAGACAATCCGAGCCCATCCCACACAACCTATCACCGTCTCCATCGTTCTTATCCCcgtcttctccaaccccatccatTACATCACACAatcctcacccaccaacccaccaacctATTCCGTCTTTTACTTACCCAACTAGCCAAACCAGTCCCCCTTTTCACCGCCATTATTTCAACATCGTCAACATCCTGCTGGTCGTATTCTCTTTTTCCCCCGTTTTTCGGGAAATCAtttcccctcacccccccccccttctttttgcccCTCCCGACCCCGGAAACCGATGGCGATCCCCGATCCATCCCgcatttcttttcttttcttattaccccaagcaaaaaaaaaaaaaaaatttttTCCCCGCTCCCCAGACCCAAACACCCCAGGATCTCAAGCCTAACCCCCCGCATTATCTCCGTGCTTCTCCGCTTATTTCCAGCTACATGACTTCGCAGAAGAGATCCACATGCCTTGGTGGTCTCCACAACTGCAACCACGAATGTGGAAATCCGGTGATGAGCGAGCGGACGGGTGCGTGGGCTGTGGGAacacacagcagcagcatgcaAAGTCTCCATGATAGTTACATTGTGGGATTCCCACTCCATTGAGCGACTTGTGCCAACGGCTGCAGGAAAGTCGGTCAGTCTAGTTCTGCGTGGTCATGAGATCAAGACCAGCCTCTGCTGGATACACTCAAAACAGGCTTTTGTAAAGTATGTTTTGCTTGCATTGGACACACAAATATCTACATGTAATGTCAAACCGCAAAGGTAAACTGGCAGCCAAAAGTTGAATACAACGCCCagaacccaacccaacctttTTGTATGGCACAAATACACATTGTTGAACATCGTCGTAGGAAAAAAGAGGACATTGAACCTATTTTGAAATCCAATAAAAGACAGACACACCTAAATTCCAAAATACAAACCAGACCGTTTTTGATTCCCGTGTAATGTGGTCGATCGGCTGACATCCCAAAAAAGTTTCGTTCACAAGTTCATAAAAAACCCACCAtatccacccacccacagaAAGCCCGCCATCGCCACCCGCCGAGAGAAACCGAAGGAAAGCCCAACCTGACcatcaagaaaaaaacccaaccaaccatccaaacccctcctccccctccccttcccttttgGGGTTTGAGAACAAGCCAGTGTGAAAAACGCCATCCAAAACAAAGACCACCAAAGCCCACCGTGTATGTATAGCGAGAATTAGAAAATAAATAGAAGATATATATAAGTGTAGCTCGGCATTTGGGGCGAATGCCAAGAGATAAGGGGGTATATGGGCGAATATTGGGGAGCGTAAGACAGGGGGGTGTGCCATCTAAAGCGCTAGGCCAGTGCCGTCACCTGTCCAGCGGTACAAGGCCAACAGCTCCCTCCGGCGTTGATGTTGCTCGCCGAGGTCCTCGGGAACACGGCCCCGAACTTGGGCCAGAGCGCTGCGCATGACCCTGCTGAAGTTGCGCTGGTACTCTGTGTTGAGTGTCACGACGCAGGCCTCGTGGGCGCGGATGATTGTCTCGCAGGCCTTGACCACGCTTGGAGACGCCTCCAGCTGCAGCTTATCGGCAATAAGTAGGAGAAGGAACGAGCCTTGGAGAAGGTAgatgccgaagaagaaaggCATAAACTCAAGACCGGGGTCAAACTCGAGGATGTTGCTAATGGCCTCGGCGGCTGAGACAGCATGCCCAGTGGCGGTGATGAAGCCTTGGCTACTGATCCAGAGGTCATTGTCAtcgaggaggttgatagGATCCCACTTGCCGGTAAGGAGGATGTGTAGTACGTGCATGACATGAGTTCCGTAGGCCATGACGATGCGAGTTTGAATGTCGCTCTCTGTCATCCGGCTAGAGTTGGTGTGGACGCTGTGAACGCTGTGTACCGATGGGGTGCCAATATCAGTAGGCATATCGTTGGCCGTAGGAACACCGGCAGCCTCGGCGGCCTTCTCATCGGCAGCTTGCGCTTGCGCACTGAGGCTCAGGTTGCGCTGCTCGAATCTCTTCAAGCTCCGCTCATAGATTTCGAGATGCCGAGTGATTTCTGATGTCTGATCGTCCCACTCCCGTGAGGAGCGGAAGCCAACACCAAAGCGGGGGTGGTTCCTGGCGTGGTGAAGGTCGACAATCTCGCCGAGAATGGTCATCAGGGGAAGGAAGTAGCCATAGATGCTGTGGCCTGTGCATTCGAAGCAGGGCCCTCGGCCACGAACGCTTTGAGAAGACTCGGGGTCTGAAGCGAGCACATTGGGGTCCGTGTAGGCATGGAAAATGCCGTTTTGATAGTCGGTGTCGTCCATTGGCTGATACAGACCATCGCACTCAATATCAAGGAGGAACAGGGGGCGATTGTAGCAGAGAGCGAGGTGGCGGTCAACAATGTAGACGATCCACCAGATCCGTCGCCTTTCCTCACGCTCCTCTTCCGTGATAACTCCCTGAAGACTCCCAATCTCTCCACgctcttcgccttcttcgctGTCGGTAGAGCCGCCCTGACGGGTGGATGGAGCGTTTTGAGGCAGCTCGCGACCGAGCTTGAGCTCACGGGCCAATGACCAAGCGGCGTTCCACC
This genomic stretch from Podospora bellae-mahoneyi strain CBS 112042 chromosome 1 map unlocalized CBS112042p_1.2, whole genome shotgun sequence harbors:
- the SME1 gene encoding mRNA splicing protein sme1 (EggNog:ENOG503P5RR; COG:A; BUSCO:EOG09265NHW), whose amino-acid sequence is MTGRGGGGGRRVLLPPINFLFKLLQQRTPVQIWLYEQLSIRIIGIIRGFDEFMNLVIDDAVEVKQISKTNDTETRRNLGQILLKGDNVSLIQSYSG
- a CDS encoding uncharacterized protein (COG:D; COG:K; COG:L; EggNog:ENOG503Q4MK), with protein sequence MAHMKNPLATPDQIFHRSSLDSPPTELRDAIFFSTQCLTQAAGILLQLPQSVTAQANVVLARFWLIEPIMSHEFSDVSAATLYTVAKIGPCPCTPRDLSNVYAYLLSSSSTFLSPPGNNPPKNIPDDYYQSETSYQAFHSRILSLEHLILCSLSFDTTVSLPHPLAITYLQSMDFLYVPKEKITRRVVEYLNTALLSPQLLCLTTQPNGLAVAAIYNAVKDLGAKMPECEWWEVFDVDREDLGFLVVGMRSLEGWVGGMMGEEGVLGKKKRGGMITRKEVRDILGGDRPPQEEEEDPEVVMARRMDEKMKEIEGDAV
- a CDS encoding uncharacterized protein (COG:T; EggNog:ENOG503NUA6); amino-acid sequence: MSSSGGRQGPLAPAPADKPDAPDLQSIPLQPLVPGSAAEREGEGPTPSPASQFSIHSPSIHNHARESDQSQVTLLPVDSHGSRSRFTTNTPTAADESDSDSDSDSDTYSEPVSVSGFGYDDFDENEFYELENFSQQPAPMTQDMPSLRSTAGFQSPSYGSITPRGSNESIPDPEVEGSAPHQRQESSGYGSRRSTRDFESRRRRTSSQARSLSVTMRKSSRQSLGSSTTVGGLEGRFGTTETSLLNDLTENHTATADEMDDDDSRSYIFESEIDEGDENDPPDNSPYAQVRASVAPTDNTSLSINTPRMWALSILFSFLGSSTNLFFSLRYPSVAITPVIALLLVHPLGLLWDYLLKRSDDPPDEYVDGFRSENASIYSSEYPSPHIIPWERRGVLDKIRLWLSQGRWNEKEHSCVYVSSNVSFGFAFATDVIVEQTQFYKQEASITYQILLTLSTQILGYTFAGLTRRFLVRPSGMIWPGTLMSAAMFTTLHKEENKEANGWRISRWKFFYAVWFGAFVFYFLPGLLMPALSYFNVITWFAPKNVVVANLFGVVSGLGLFPMTFDWAQIAYIGSPLLTPFWAAMNVVGGLVIVMWIIAPIAYYSNWLYSSYMPILSAAVFDNTGSVYDVGRVLTKDFLFDREAYSNYSRVFLPITYVLSYGVQFAGLAALITHTVCWHGKDIWRQWKRSVEEASAETKGTYEPVAGVHEDRPRRGSGRGRVPATEPARSSLSIDNLMTREDVHNRLMKRYKDAPMLWYLITFVSMTAVGIFIVEYYPIHLPWYGLLLALGICSVLFIPIGIIMAVTNQHSSIYLICQLVAGALFPGRPVANMVFVTYGYISSAQGIKFAADLKLGHYMKIPPRILFAVQMVATIVSSLTQIGVLNWMFVNVPGICTPQAINGFTCPIARVHFNGSILWGVVGPSEFFGPNATYRPLVWAFAVGGILPIPLWLYARKRKDSIVRKINLPVLFGSLGWIPPATGLNFSVWAVVCYVFNYLIKNRAGAWWAKYTMTMSAALDSGLAFGIVVVFFGFIYPGWMKGFSWWGTEVYKQGCDWQACSYLEVPDGGRFGPDRW
- a CDS encoding uncharacterized protein (COG:H; EggNog:ENOG503P30J; BUSCO:EOG09264PMA) yields the protein MGGCTLTTYQTLGVEDSRSRIRPSLGLPTRSRPSRTELLAPFYQPQSQRSPASLGNQLGVLEKAGKEIAYPHSAILTSKHTKRLQALTSMPEGAVTDEFAMASLNAAKQQLRTAMKHKLQAMTPESVLSQSLVVFNKLKTFPPFVKAKRVSVFLSMPGGEIQTDAIVRHALASGKEVFVPYLHKNPATSPALPVRVMDMVRLKDLADYEGLMPDRWGIPSINPATVHERQRVFGGPDAQHSQSTLLDLILMPGVAFDIDPNNGAIRRLGHGRGFYDYFLSRHSAKSAELGQQESPVLLYGLALSEQFLSPSEGAVPVGPFDQPLDGLILGNGEIKSPPAAK